The Natranaerovirga hydrolytica genome contains the following window.
ACTCAGGATATTCAAAAACTTTTTCAGAACTTCTATAAATCCCTTCGTATAAATGCTGAGAAAACAGTTCTTTTAAAGTATCTAAATTATTAGAGACCATACACTCATATAAAGCTTTATGTTGTTCATACAATTTATATAAGTTTTCTTCATCTGTGAAATTGACAAACACTCTAAAGCGCTCATAATGATGACTAATGGATTTTATAAAATTTAAGATATTTTCTTTATTAGCCAACTGATAAATCATATTATGAAATTCATTATCTGCTTCAATAAATTGCCTACTCAAATCTTCAAGAGACAGATTTTGTGAAAATAAGTTTTCTTGCTTTTTCAGAATTAATTGCAACTTAAAAATTTTATTTTTAGAAAAATTTTTACATAATTCTTCTATT
Protein-coding sequences here:
- a CDS encoding GntR family transcriptional regulator, yielding MFESKETASIPNQVYTRLKSEILSLKLKPGQSIGENEIANRFNVSRTPVRDAFKRLEYEHLLEIKSHRSTVVSLIDINFITDIIYIREKLEYAVIEELCKNFSKNKIFKLQLILKKQENLFSQNLSLEDLSRQFIEADNEFHNMIYQLANKENILNFIKSISHHYERFRVFVNFTDEENLYKLYEQHKALYECMVSNNLDTLKELFSQHLYEGIYRSSEKVFEYPEYFKELDLNH